One part of the Tistrella bauzanensis genome encodes these proteins:
- a CDS encoding SidA/IucD/PvdA family monooxygenase encodes MTIEDGAYDVIGVGFGPSNLALAIALDGMAGPQGASARADGRRRVHFIEKQPEFRWHSGMLLPDSRMQVSFLKDLITLHDPTSPFTFIAYLHAKGRLVDFINQKSFFPSRIEFNDYLRWAAARFADRCSYGEEVVAVDPVNGAGGRGGGSGSASVQALAVRSVDAAGRERRRLTRDLVLAIGGRPRIPDPFRPLAGDGRVFHSSTYLRHLDRLAAAERAGRGAGAGAGAGVGVGGGAGQGRVAVIGGGQSAAEIFFDIRDRFPDLRVDLILRGSALKPADDSPFVNEIFNPSFTDVIFRQPDAERQALLQDFRSTNYSVVERLLPNARYPWFDAVC; translated from the coding sequence ATGACGATCGAGGATGGGGCATATGATGTCATCGGGGTGGGCTTCGGGCCATCGAACCTGGCATTGGCGATCGCGCTGGACGGCATGGCCGGCCCGCAGGGGGCGTCTGCACGAGCGGATGGGCGGCGGCGGGTGCATTTCATCGAGAAGCAGCCCGAATTCCGCTGGCACAGCGGCATGCTGCTGCCCGACAGCCGCATGCAGGTGTCGTTCCTGAAGGATCTGATCACCCTGCATGATCCGACCAGCCCGTTCACCTTCATCGCCTATCTGCACGCCAAGGGCCGGCTGGTCGATTTCATCAACCAGAAGAGCTTTTTCCCCAGCCGGATCGAGTTCAACGACTATCTGCGCTGGGCGGCGGCGCGCTTCGCCGACCGGTGCAGCTATGGCGAGGAGGTGGTCGCGGTCGATCCGGTGAACGGTGCGGGCGGCCGGGGTGGCGGCAGCGGGTCGGCCTCGGTTCAGGCCCTGGCCGTGCGGTCGGTGGATGCCGCCGGGCGGGAACGGCGGCGCCTGACCCGCGATCTGGTGCTGGCGATCGGTGGCCGGCCGCGCATCCCCGACCCCTTCCGGCCGCTTGCGGGGGATGGGCGGGTGTTCCATTCCTCGACCTATCTGCGCCATCTGGACCGGCTGGCCGCCGCTGAACGGGCGGGGCGCGGTGCCGGTGCCGGTGCAGGGGCCGGGGTTGGTGTAGGGGGCGGCGCCGGGCAGGGCCGCGTGGCGGTGATCGGTGGCGGGCAGAGCGCCGCCGAGATCTTTTTCGATATACGCGACCGCTTCCCTGACCTTAGGGTTGACCTGATCCTGCGCGGCTCCGCGCTGAAACCCGCCGATGACAGCCCGTTCGTGAACGAGATCTTCAACCCGTCCTTCACCGATGTGATCTTCCGCCAGCCCGATGCCGAGCGTCAGGCGCTGCTTCAGGATTTCCGCAGCACCAATTATTCGGTGGTCGAGAGGCTGTTGCCGAATGCCCGCTACCCATGGTTTGACGCCGTCTGCTGA
- a CDS encoding GNAT family N-acetyltransferase: MNSVLHAEAAAPDHGRSLVTVDAATARVGSDAAPLIRAGLQAVPDTPGWMVVTIDGGDSEMLVAWAEALCVAIMTRHPRMTTLALDGATARAAAPRLLRQGIAIAGDGGALLVTAAMLWQRPAPWLGQDGDAATPYPYDPVFTGAVRHPRRPPAPEGVVYRRHIPWLDAPLSFRVATIDQDLDRLHRWMNDPRVAAIWEEAGDLDKHRQYLGGILADPHMIPLIGCFDGAPFGYFEIYWARENRIGPFYDVDDYDRGWHVLVGEDGFRGRDYVSAWLPSLMHYLFLDDPRTRRIVGEPRADHAQQLRNLDRAGFARIKQFDFPHKRATLVMLLRERFFGDRLWLPDFVTAPADDADHEG; this comes from the coding sequence ATGAACAGCGTTCTGCACGCCGAAGCCGCGGCGCCTGACCATGGGCGGTCACTGGTGACGGTGGATGCCGCCACGGCGCGTGTCGGTTCCGATGCCGCGCCGTTGATCCGCGCCGGATTGCAGGCCGTGCCCGACACGCCCGGCTGGATGGTGGTCACCATCGATGGTGGCGATTCCGAGATGCTGGTGGCCTGGGCTGAGGCCCTGTGTGTGGCGATCATGACCCGGCATCCGCGCATGACCACGCTGGCGCTCGACGGTGCCACGGCCAGGGCGGCGGCGCCCCGGCTGCTGCGACAGGGCATCGCCATCGCCGGCGATGGCGGCGCGCTGCTGGTGACGGCGGCCATGCTGTGGCAGCGGCCGGCGCCGTGGCTGGGGCAGGATGGCGACGCGGCCACGCCCTATCCCTATGATCCGGTGTTCACCGGCGCCGTCCGCCATCCGCGCCGCCCGCCCGCGCCGGAGGGCGTGGTCTATCGCCGCCACATACCGTGGCTGGATGCCCCGTTGAGCTTCCGCGTGGCCACCATCGATCAGGATCTGGACCGGCTGCACCGCTGGATGAATGACCCGCGCGTGGCGGCGATCTGGGAGGAGGCGGGCGATCTGGACAAGCATCGCCAGTATCTGGGCGGCATTCTGGCCGATCCGCACATGATCCCGCTGATCGGCTGTTTCGATGGCGCGCCCTTCGGGTATTTCGAGATCTATTGGGCGCGCGAGAACCGCATCGGCCCGTTCTATGACGTCGATGACTATGACCGGGGCTGGCATGTGCTGGTGGGCGAGGACGGGTTCCGGGGCCGCGACTATGTCTCGGCCTGGCTGCCATCGCTGATGCATTACCTGTTTCTCGATGACCCGCGCACCCGCCGGATCGTGGGCGAGCCGCGCGCCGATCACGCTCAACAATTGCGCAATCTCGATCGCGCCGGCTTTGCCCGGATCAAGCAGTTCGACTTTCCCCATAAGCGCGCCACGCTGGTGATGCTGCTGCGCGAGCGGTTCTTCGGCGACCGGTTGTGGCTGCCGGATTTCGTGACCGCCCCCGCCGATGATGCCGACCACGAAGGATGA